CGCCATATATGAATAAAGTAGAGAGTGAATAAGTAAAATTATGTGAAGGTAAAAATAGTAGAAGTAAAATACCATGCTCTACAGAGAGGGTAGCATCAACCAAGGATTTCGTTACTCAGATGGCCGAGGCAACCGAGCTTGCTCTGCCTGATAATGGCTTTCCATGACAACGTGGCATTCCTCATCGCCATGTTAATGTCCATTATTTGGATTGAGGCTATCTTCTGAAGGAAGTCCAAAGTGGCTTCCTTGTCCCTCCGTGGTTAGACCCCATCATTTCTAAGCTCCATATATAAGTTCCAGTCATTTCAGAGCTATCGAAAACCCCCATATACCCTATGGCAAAGGATGAAAAATTGTTCTTCCAGCTTCAAGGAGGAAGGTATTCGGTTGACGAGGGTCTGGCATTTCTTTTCGTTGAAGAACTATAACTCTTCATTTTTTTCGTGTATCTAGTTGGTATAGTTGGGAGAAGAGTGTGACACTCAGCTTGATATTGTTGTTAAAGCAGATGAACCAGAACACCACCAAAATCCTTCAGCTGTTGGAGTGCAATTGAAAGACTGACAACTTGTGGAATCAGAGGACTTCAATAAAGAATGGGTCCATTGGAAACCGAAGACCCTCATTCAGCTATTTCTCATATATCATGATAGTATCCTCAGTAGAGATCTAGTCATCCATGTGAATATTCCGGTGTGAAGCATAAGCTTGAAAAATCACTCGAGAGATTTGATAATGGTCATGCAAGCAGTCTATGTCCCTCTCAGTCAGCATGGACGCGATGTCATTCACCATGAGGCTGTCATTATCACGTCGCCCTCAATAGAACGATGGGAGCTGGAGTGCGAATAGGGCCTCCGGAGGAAGAGCTTGAGATGGAGCTTCCATCGAAAAAGGAtgacaaagaagaaaaaaaggtcCTGTTCATCTTGGGAAATAGGAAAAAAGAACGAAAGTGAGAATTACCttcagaaaataaaagattaaacaTCAAAGTGGTCGAATCTTTTATAAGCAAAAGAAGACAGTTGAAAACAAAAGTGGTGATCgtaagagaaagagagatttTATATTGTGGTTTTGACGATAGGTTTAAATGCAGCTCGAGAAGCAAAGAAGTTAGTGTTTATGTTTAGAACAGGCAAAGAGACATGGATATGAAGAGTCAATACGTGCATATCACGTgttcaaaaccatgaaaacagttataatatttgaatatgaagaatcgaagaccGATAGAAGACCTCTGATATGATATAATATTCGCTCAAAATATGCCATAAATTGTCACTGTATGACAGAGTCACGTGGAAAGGTTTTAATAAACCGTGAAACTTGGTCACAGAAATCTCACCATAAAAAAGAAGATTCGGACATTATAATGGTCGATATTTAGAACGATAGAAAACTCGCTCTCTTATGAACCGGTCGAGCTTTTTTCATGACACAAGTTACCGTTAAAGGATAATATCCAGTAGATCCCCATTACGCCTATAATCGTGAGATCCCTTATGTACTAACTGGTACGAGTCAAATTTCCAAAAAATTTACCAACtaatttcattttcttataatataaaagcaaTGCATACCCGAACTTCTTAATCTCAAACAATCTAATTATATTTGCCTTTTTTGATACATTACTAACTTGAAAATTGGAATGGTTGCCCATATACGCTAACCACTTCaacttctttttttattttcggCTTATTTTCGGTCAtattaaatgttaaattaaaatattgtatatataattttttttatctttaactataataataataatttgaaaataaaattattttaattttatgagatGATTATGCATTTTTATCCACTAAATTAAACTAGATTAGATAATAATCTTATTAACAATATACaatttttgtatatatatttatagcatcctttattttataatgttgcaatccagactatagaaaataagttttttttctagatttttttctaatattttttaaataataattattatataaaatacatACAAAATACGGTAACaaatttcgatttgatttaatctgATCGGATTCAAAATAACTCATAATATTCactcaaaaaaaaaactcacgATATGTTTTAACCTTtacaacatttaaaattattcgaaTTTAAATGATCTAaaacattaaatatttaattaaagggttaatttaattattcaaattaattttgactTCTGActaaatcaatttgaattttatattaatttcaaattgatATTCATTTAAATgtctttcaattaatttattttttaaaataattatgattaagaaattaaatcaatACAAAGCCTGCTAGATAGGCTGAATCAGTAAGGATTCAACTCTTTTTTTCTTCCTGAATTGATTATCCAATTTCAACTTAGATTTCCATTTCGTTTCCACCTAATTTCCAATTCCTCGCCCATAAATCAAagcaaaatatattaatatcatCTCTGGTGAATTTAACAACGGCTTACATATATTCAATAAACACTGCAAAAGACTTGAATATGCCTACATATCACAGATGCCAACAAGAGGTTGTATCATCTCTATTTCTGGCTCTTCTTTTTCCATAAGTCTCCAAACTTCTTAATGCCAGACCCCTTCCTTTTTCCACTTCCAAAACCATCACCAAACTCATCAGCCATTCCTGGTGATCCCACAAAACCCGCGTACACACCACTGCCACCAACACCACCTGGTGTTTCAAATACACCACCAAAGTGCTTATCCATGGAGCCACACCTCTCGGTTATCCTACCGTTCATCTCCACTGCCCCAGCGAGAACTGCTGCTGCTGCGTCTGCTGCTTTTCTCCACTGCTCTGTCTGCACTCTCATCTTCTTTATTTCAGCCTCCAAGGCCGCCTTGGCTTCTTCTGCAGATTCCAGCTTCTCCTTTAAATGAGCTGCATTTGCTTGGCTTTTTTCTAGCTCTTCTCCCAGCTGAGTTAACCTCATGGACATCTCGTCTTCCTTAGCTTTAGCAGATGAAATGTTTGAAGTTGCTTCTTTCAGTAGATTCTTCAAATTCTCATTCTCCTTCCTGAATGCCTccaattcattttctttcttttctaacttgGCTTTTAGCATGTTTATCTCATCATCCTTTAAAGCTAAATCATGGACTGATGGCTTTTCTGGCTCTGAAATTGCAAGCAGTTCGGTTGTTATTTTAGTTGTGCAGTTTCCTTCTACCTGATCAATCAAATGGCCAGGTTCAGCCTTGGCCTCAACAGCCTCTTTTTCTATTGGAACTTCAAAAACATCAGTTTCTTGCTGGTTTTTATCAGACATTTCATTCACAACGTTGTTGTCTGCCTTTTCAAGATCCTGAATTTCAGTTGGAGTATGTTTCTCTTCAATTTCCTCAGGCTCAATAATAGTTGGTTTCTTTGCCTTATTCACCAATTCTTGTTGAGCTTCTTTCTTTGCAGCTTCAGCAGAAGCCAACTGCCTTTTCAAAACTTTCAGCTCTTCCTGCGCTTGGCCAAGTTGAGTTTCCAAATCTGCAATTCGGATGCCCAGTTTCTTCTGGTTCAGTGAGTCAGGATGGTGACCTCGTGGGGAGCGACGGTCTCCCAGCTTGGGACTTCGGTCTGTAATTGGTCGATGATGCTGTGAATCTGACTCAGAGCTAGACGTCCTAAGTGGATGCGGACCTCGAGACGACTGCCTTTGAGGAACTTCTGAACCCCTGTTCATCATGAAATCACAAGATGGTTGGCATTATATTGTGCAAGCAAAAGAAATGCATAGCTTACTTCCAGTAACAGGGTTATACAAGATTTTGTTGTAATATACAAATATTTCATGTATGATCTGATTTCGTGTTCAACACGAGTGAAAGAAATTATTCATCCTACAATTGTCTAGTATTGTTAAGGTCAATAATAATGATTATGCAAGTACTGACTTCTGAGTCTTAATTCAACTCATAGAATACCAAAATACTTCGAAACTTGATAAGAAaggatgatatgctatgagaaTTCTTGTTTTCTAGCATTCTATCATATCATCCTTTCTTCTCAAGTTTCTATGAGTTGAATTCATatgcaaataaaaagaaaaaaagaagataacAAAATTCATATGCATATGAGAATTGCATATTGATGACAAATCGGATTTACTTACCTTGATCTTGGCATTTGATCAACTTAAGGAAAATTGGTTGCAGAACAGCAAGGAGAGCACAGAGAATTGTTCTATGAGGAATCTAACAAGTAAATGAAAGGGAAAATGCAAaagataaaatagaaaataaaaagagttaGATTGAAGCTCATAAAAAACACTATCAATATAACAaaattgtaaataataataataataataaaaggtaAAATCCATATGCAATTCTTTGGTATCCGAGCTTCCTAGTGGTCTTGCCTGGAATGCCAAGCACTTGGTAGGGAACATCAACTTAAGCTTCTTATATGTAAAAGGTTAAAGCATAGGTTTTCAACTTATGAAAATGTTTTGACAAAAGAAAAAACTTATGAAAATGTTTATCTTTCATTGAACTGAGAAAGTGAGAGACAGAGAAAGTTGAGCAAAAGTGCCACTAAAGTAGC
The genomic region above belongs to Manihot esculenta cultivar AM560-2 chromosome 3, M.esculenta_v8, whole genome shotgun sequence and contains:
- the LOC110607763 gene encoding interactor of constitutive active ROPs 4, with translation MPRSRGSEVPQRQSSRGPHPLRTSSSESDSQHHRPITDRSPKLGDRRSPRGHHPDSLNQKKLGIRIADLETQLGQAQEELKVLKRQLASAEAAKKEAQQELVNKAKKPTIIEPEEIEEKHTPTEIQDLEKADNNVVNEMSDKNQQETDVFEVPIEKEAVEAKAEPGHLIDQVEGNCTTKITTELLAISEPEKPSVHDLALKDDEINMLKAKLEKKENELEAFRKENENLKNLLKEATSNISSAKAKEDEMSMRLTQLGEELEKSQANAAHLKEKLESAEEAKAALEAEIKKMRVQTEQWRKAADAAAAVLAGAVEMNGRITERCGSMDKHFGGVFETPGGVGGSGVYAGFVGSPGMADEFGDGFGSGKRKGSGIKKFGDLWKKKSQK